Proteins from a genomic interval of Chionomys nivalis chromosome 7, mChiNiv1.1, whole genome shotgun sequence:
- the Mrpl27 gene encoding 39S ribosomal protein L27, mitochondrial, with amino-acid sequence MASAVLVLRTRAEALFSPKTAAALAVRHASKKTGGSSKNLGGKSRGKHYGIKKIEGHYVHAGNILGTQRQFRWHPGAHVGLGRNKCLYALEEGIVRYTKDVYVPNPNNSEAVDLVTSLPKGAVLYKTFVHVVPAKPEGTFKLVAML; translated from the exons ATGGCGTCGGCAGTGCTTGTCCTGAGGACGAGGGCAGAAG CCCTTTTCAGCCCCAAGACAGCTGCAGCTCTTGCAGTCAGACATGCGTCCAAGAAGACAGGCGGCAGCTCCAAGAACCTGGGCGGGAAGTCACGAGGCAAACACTATGGCATCAAGAAAATAGAAG GTCACTATGTTCATGCTGGGAACATCCTTGGCACTCAGCGGCAGTTTCGATGGCACCCAGGCGCCCAT GTGGGACTTGGGAGGAACAAGTGCCTCTATGCCCTGGAGGAGGGGATAGTCCGCTACACCAAAGACGTCTACGTGCCCAATCCCAACAACTCGGAAGCTGTGGATCTGGTCACCAGTCTGCCCAAGGGGGCTGTGCTCTACAAGACTTTTGTCCACGTGGTTCCTGCCAAACCTGAGGGGACCTTCAAACTGGTAGCCATGCTTTGA